One Salmo trutta chromosome 24, fSalTru1.1, whole genome shotgun sequence genomic region harbors:
- the LOC115161375 gene encoding interleukin-10 receptor subunit beta isoform X1 translates to MQSTVFTILFVKLLCLTLHGMTAVLAELPSPSNIRITSVNMGLVLEWDPPQNHTEKLTYRSEYKWNSIRSSYQYVCWNTTALYCDFTSHLNKFGVYTFQVRAEREGETSHWVETKEFIMDEHTTLGPPSVTLVSSGANIEVSIEDPVLKISEFKEIYNHATFNITYWKEGQEKRVWWPFYFPSGIIRLECHFHCLQPGDLRNGKTKAKRMTGIQLHKVVLELEQWTRYCFQVWVVTERFFKQSQPSNVTCVSTPKGKDRPWVMALVMFVVMAVSVPLVVLAFWHCYRVVSFLRPKVKLPGHFTVYLLDPQCSSILALQSSPQPDEVYHEVSIMPGGTDGERPPSGGRNNIMHINQTD, encoded by the exons ATGCAATCTACGGTGTTTACTATCTTGTTTGTCAAACTATTATGCTTAACTTTACATGGGATGACAG CAGTGTTAGCTGAACTTCCAAGTCCCAGTAACATCAGGATTACCTCCGTCAACATGGGACTAGTGTTGGAGTGGGATCCCCCTCAGAACCACACGGAAAAGCTCACCTACAGATCAGAATACAAGTG GAACAGCATCAGGAGCAGCTACCAGTATGTATGTTGGAATACAACAGCCCTGTACTGTGACTTCACCAGTCATCTAAACAAATTTGGAGTGTACACTTTCCAAGTGAGGGCAGAACGAGAGGGAGAGACATCTCACTGGGTGGAGACTAAGGAGTTTATCATGGATGAACACA CCACTTTAGGCCCTCCCAGTGTGACTCTAGTCTCCAGTGGTGCAAACATTGAAGTGAGCATCGAAGACCCAGTGCTCAAGATCTCTGAGTTTAAAGAGATCTACAATCATGCAACCTTTAACATCACCTACTGGAAGGAGGGCCAGGAGAAGAGGGTATGGTGGCCATTTTACTTTCCATCTGGGATTATACGTCTGGAGTGTCATTTCCACTGCCTACAGCCAGGGGATTTGAGGAATGGAAAGACAAAA GCCAAACGGATGACGGGCATCCAACTGCATAAAGTGGTCTTGGAGCTGGAGCAATGGACCAGGTACTGTTTTCAGGTCTGGGTGGTAACCGAAAGGTTCTTCAAACAAAGCCAACCCAGCAACGTTACGTGTGTGAGCACTCCTAAGG GCAAGGACAGGCCCTGGGTGATGGCCCTGGTGATGTTTGTGGTGATGGCTGTGTCAGTGCCGCTGGTGGTTCTAGCATTCTGGCACTGCTACAGGGTGGTCAGCTTCCTCAGACCCAAGGTCAAGCTGCCTGGACATTTCACAGTG TACCTGTTGGATCCTCAGTGCTCCTCCATCCTGGCCTTGCAGAGCAGCCCCCAGCCTGATGAGGTGTACCATGAGGTCAGCATCATGCCTGGggggacagacggagagagacctCCCTCTGGTGGACGGAACAACATAATGCACATAAACCAGACTGACTGA
- the LOC115161379 gene encoding uncharacterized protein LOC115161379, protein MSQTIHWKEDLSQTIQWEQDMSQTIHWEQDLSQTIHWEQDLSQTIHWEQDLSQTIHWKQDLSQTIDWQQDLSQTIHWGQDLSQTIHWEQDLSQTIHWQQDLSQTIHWKEDLSQTIHWEQDMSQTIHWKEDLSQTIHWGQDLSQTIHWEQDLSQTIHWGQDLSQTIHWEQDLSPTIHWQQDLSQTIHWEQDLSQTIDWQQDLSQTIHWEQDLSQTIHWEQDLSQTIHWEQDLSQTIHEEDLWRKMMKAMDYGYGMKTNHPQYNTVPTIMKTNHPQYNTVPTIMKTNHPQYNTVPTIMKTNHPQYNAVPTIMKTNHPQYNTVPTIMKTNHPQYNAVPTIMKTNHPQYNTVPTIMKTNHPQYKAVPTIMKTNHPQYNAVPTIMKTNHPQYNAVPTIMKTNHPQYNAVPTIMKTNHPQ, encoded by the coding sequence ATGTCCCAGACCATACACTGGAAAGAAGATCTGTCCCAGACCATACAATGGGAACAAGATATGTCCCAGACCATACACTGGGAACAAGATCTGTCACAGACCATACACTGGGAACAAGATCTGTCCCAGACCATACACTGGGAACAAGATCTGTCCCAGACCATACACTGGAAACAAGATCTGTCCCAGACCATAGACTGGCAACAAGATCTGTCCCAGACCATACACTGGGGACAAGATCTGTCCCAGACCATACACTGGGAACAAGATCTGTCCCAGACCATACACTGGCAACAAGATCTGTCCCAGACCATACACTGGAAAGAAGATCTGTCCCAGACCATACACTGGGAACAAGATATGTCCCAGACCATACACTGGAAAGAAGATCTGTCCCAGACCATACACTGGGGACAAGATCTGTCCCAGACCATACACTGGGAACAAGATCTGTCCCAGACCATACACTGGGGACAAGATCTGTCCCAGACCATACACTGGGAACAAGATCTGTCCCCGACCATACACTGGCAACAAGATCTGTCCCAGACCATACACTGGGAACAAGATCTGTCCCAGACCATAGACTGGCAACAAGATCTGTCCCAGACCATACACTGGGAACAAGATCTGTCCCAGACCATACACTGGGAACAAGATCTGTCCCAGACCATACACTGGGAACAAGATCTGTCCCAGACCATACACGAGGAGGATCTGTGGAGGAAGATGATGAAGGCTATGGACTATGGCTATGGAATGAAAACCAACCATCCACAATATAACACAGTCCCCACAATAATGAAAACCAACCATCCACAATATAACACAGTCCCCACAATAATGAAAACCAACCATCCACAATATAACACAGTCCCCACAATAATGAAAACCAACCATCCACAATATAACGCAGTCCCCACAATAATGAAAACCAACCATCCACAATATAACACAGTCCCCACAATAATGAAAACCAACCATCCACAATATAACGCAGTCCCCACAATAATGAAAACCAACCATCCACAATATAACACAGTCCCCACAATAATGAAAACCAACCATCCACAATATAAAGCAGTCCCCACAATAATGAAAACCAACCATCCACAATATAACGCAGTCCCCACAATAATGAAAACCAACCATCCACAATATAACGCAGTCCCCACAATAATGAAAACCAACCATCCACAATATAACGCAGTCCCCACAATAATGAAAACCAACCATCCACAATAA
- the LOC115161375 gene encoding interleukin-10 receptor subunit beta isoform X2, producing MQSTVFTILFVKLLCLTLHGMTAVLAELPSPSNIRITSVNMGLVLEWDPPQNHTEKLTYRSEYKWNSIRSSYQYVCWNTTALYCDFTSHLNKFGVYTFQVRAEREGETSHWVETKEFIMDEHTTLGPPSVTLVSSGANIEVSIEDPVLKISEFKEIYNHATFNITYWKEGQEKRAKRMTGIQLHKVVLELEQWTRYCFQVWVVTERFFKQSQPSNVTCVSTPKGKDRPWVMALVMFVVMAVSVPLVVLAFWHCYRVVSFLRPKVKLPGHFTVYLLDPQCSSILALQSSPQPDEVYHEVSIMPGGTDGERPPSGGRNNIMHINQTD from the exons ATGCAATCTACGGTGTTTACTATCTTGTTTGTCAAACTATTATGCTTAACTTTACATGGGATGACAG CAGTGTTAGCTGAACTTCCAAGTCCCAGTAACATCAGGATTACCTCCGTCAACATGGGACTAGTGTTGGAGTGGGATCCCCCTCAGAACCACACGGAAAAGCTCACCTACAGATCAGAATACAAGTG GAACAGCATCAGGAGCAGCTACCAGTATGTATGTTGGAATACAACAGCCCTGTACTGTGACTTCACCAGTCATCTAAACAAATTTGGAGTGTACACTTTCCAAGTGAGGGCAGAACGAGAGGGAGAGACATCTCACTGGGTGGAGACTAAGGAGTTTATCATGGATGAACACA CCACTTTAGGCCCTCCCAGTGTGACTCTAGTCTCCAGTGGTGCAAACATTGAAGTGAGCATCGAAGACCCAGTGCTCAAGATCTCTGAGTTTAAAGAGATCTACAATCATGCAACCTTTAACATCACCTACTGGAAGGAGGGCCAGGAGAAGAGG GCCAAACGGATGACGGGCATCCAACTGCATAAAGTGGTCTTGGAGCTGGAGCAATGGACCAGGTACTGTTTTCAGGTCTGGGTGGTAACCGAAAGGTTCTTCAAACAAAGCCAACCCAGCAACGTTACGTGTGTGAGCACTCCTAAGG GCAAGGACAGGCCCTGGGTGATGGCCCTGGTGATGTTTGTGGTGATGGCTGTGTCAGTGCCGCTGGTGGTTCTAGCATTCTGGCACTGCTACAGGGTGGTCAGCTTCCTCAGACCCAAGGTCAAGCTGCCTGGACATTTCACAGTG TACCTGTTGGATCCTCAGTGCTCCTCCATCCTGGCCTTGCAGAGCAGCCCCCAGCCTGATGAGGTGTACCATGAGGTCAGCATCATGCCTGGggggacagacggagagagacctCCCTCTGGTGGACGGAACAACATAATGCACATAAACCAGACTGACTGA